The following is a genomic window from Microtus pennsylvanicus isolate mMicPen1 unplaced genomic scaffold, mMicPen1.hap1 Scaffold_240, whole genome shotgun sequence.
TAAGACCATTTCAAACACTTTTTTCGATTCAAAGTGCTCAAAATATCCCAAGGTTCTCTGGATAATATTCCATGTTGTATTATAGCTAGTGTTACAGCATGTCACCGCATAggctcagtgtctgttgttttcTTCCAACCAATGCTTTAGAGGTATGTCTGACTTACAGTCAGTCATTCAAATGTGATTGGGCAAGACTGTATTGTGCAACATAAATTATAATGAGGAAAGCATTCTGTGGGATTACGCTGATGAAAATGGAAGAGCTAATTTAAGTTCTGGATATAAACCTTTAGAAGCCTGGAGTTAACCACAACCTATGGTTCCTGGAGGTTCCCAGAGGAAACATTTGCAGGGGATCCTGTGCACAgagtcttcatttttgttttaagtttgttTCTAATAACCAGACGGGGGTACTTCAACCCTCCTTAGCTTAAAATCTGCCAGTTGAGTGAATGGGCAAATGTCATGCACCACTCACTCCCCTCAGCACATCCCGGTCCCCTCGTTACACCTTTTGTATCAGTCCAGTCACTTTATATGCATGGAGTCTTGAAGTGTTAGTACATTCAACTACTTGGCCTGTATAGCTTGTTCCCGTGCCCATTCCATTTCTGATGCTTAACCGGACTCTGAAAATACAGCTTTGGTCTGTAATGCTTTTGTACAAAacctttcattttataaaacaatttgATGTTTAAAGACAGATAATATtcaaaagagaagcagaatgTGACTTCACATGAATGAACAGACGTTAAAGCTTTATTTTGCCAAAAGGTGTTATATAGCTCTCACGGCGTAGTTCGTAGGTGTGGAGTAAGATGATGAAAAGAAGGAAATCTCAGCTTTCCACAGTGGGGAGGAGAACTGAAGAAGAGACTCGAAAGACAGACTTTACATTATCACACTTTACTTATGTATGATATACAGGGACCCTGCAAAACAGTTAGATGCATTTGGTCTACAAAGGAGTGCTTAGCATGCTCAAAGAGGCACaagctgggtttttgtttgtttgtttctttgtttctttctttctttcgtttcaTTTTCCCACAGGTGTAAGTTGTATGTGTTTCTCATAGATGTACCCATGGAAGAGCGATAGGTAAAACATAGTTTCCGCAGTGATGAAACTCTTGTCTGTTTAACAGTCTTAAAGATAGGCACAAGCTGTTCTAAGCATTCTCCTTCATTACACACGACACATCTTTACATACCTCGTTTGCGGACCCAAATAGAAAGGAGCAAGGCCTTTATTATGAGAGGAGGGAAATCTTTATCTCAGGCTGTAAATTATAGCAAGAGGGAGTATTGACATACATCCCAGCAGAAGCCAATGTCATGAGATTGCCACAGGGTCTTACCGAGATGCTGTAGCTATGCTGTTTTGTTCACTGGTGATGTCAGTTGGTAGTAAGTAGCTGTGGctactgttgctgctgctgttgctgctgctgctgctgctgctacagctgcacttcctcctgctgctgctgcacagGTGCGGTGCTGAAAGGGGATGTCTCCAGGCTGTAAATAGCTTAGCTGGCTCTTGGAGGACAGCTGTGCAGCCCTAGTCCAGTCCTCTCTGTATATGAATGTGCACTGGTACTTGTTCCCTGGCATCAAGTTGTATAGTTTTCTTGAAGAGGCATCTGCAGGCAACAAAGTACCCAATCTCTGTGGCACTTTAGCTCTCCGGTGAGGCCGATACTTATAGTTCGGGTATTTCTTTCTGTGTAGGGTCTTCAGTCTCTGTGCCTCTTGGAAAAATGGCCTTTTTTCGGCTTCTGTAAGGCGTTTCCACTGGTATCCCAGTTGCTTGCTGATCTCTGTGTTTTGCATGCTGGGGTTCTCCAGGGCTAACTTGCGCCTCTGACCACGAGACCACAGCATAAATGCATTCATGGGGCGCTTGACATGGCCTTCTATACCCTCTTTATGACTGCCATCCGTGCCAAAGGATATCTTTTCTCCAGAGCCGATGATATCCTGAGGCTGTAAGCGTGGACTGCAGTAATCATGATTCAATATGCTGAACATTGTGGATGAGATATATTGTAACcaaaaagagagacaaaagagagagagagagagagagagagactgagacagagagagagagagaaagagagagagagagagagagagagagagagagagagagagagagagaacagtagGTGTAGGAGCAgtaggggtggggagaaaaaagccaaaagttaaagtGTAAGAGCTGAAAGTTACTATCCAATATGTGTTTGTCACAAAGATTTTGTTATTTAAAGTCTGTAACAAAATATCCATGTCTCCACCCTCAGCAGCCCCACCTATTGTGCCGTGTCAGCACCTATAGAACTACCCATTATCTAGCAAACCACTCCAATGCAGGGACTATTAGATGCTGTACTTCTACACTTCCTAACAATGCATCTTTTCTCACTCATTTTTTCCCCATCAAGACTGAGGGGGACAACAAGGGGCATATTAGTGAACGTTTTTGTCCTGCAATGCAATTGATTTTCATGATGGACTAACATGAGaaactaaaaaattaaagaaaaccactGGGGACAGTGGAAAGGATAAGCACAAAacaatcatttgtattttagtccTATAAGAAAGTTTAAcactgaaaacataaataaatagtataACCTGGTTCCATAGTCCAATATAAATATGGGTGCTATGCTAGGGGCAAAACCCAGTAGCAGAACATGTGCTGAATTTTGAAGCCAGGAAAAGCTGTGTTATGTTTTCTCTAAGGTTTACCTGGGAACTTGTAAGGCCTGATGGCTTTGCAGTGTGGACACAGGTAATATTAGTTTCTTTGATCACCGTTCATGAGTAAGAGTTTCATCCTTCTCTTAATAATGTAATGTAACACAGCACCTTCAAAGCTCAGCAATGTCTGTCTTCAGAGCTCCAGTGTTGCCTGCTTAAAGCAATTACAGCTGGACttgttaaatattaatatttcttcAAATAAGGAGGAGACAGACAAGAGCATTGGACCTTCACCTATGCAtcccttcactcctcccagcTGGTTGTAGGTGATTAGGCCCTAATTCTATGAGATCGCAAGGTCTTCTGAGTGTAATAGAGACTAAATACTAAAAATGAGGAGGAGGTCCACCTACACAGCTTTGTGAAACCATTATTTAAAAGGTATTATAAAACGGCCAAGGCCCAGATATTGCCAAACATCTCTCCTCTCCTAAAAACAAAGTATGCTTTACTTGTTACTTTTATGACTCGTGGCATTTTTAAATCAAAAGGAAcaatacagacacatacacacacacacagacatatatacacacactataatCAGGTcaatctcatacacacacacacacacacacacacacacacacacacacacactgaaatggcTAAATATTGGCCAGGCCgtggtgactcacgcctttaatcccagcactggagatgcagaggcgggcagatctcagtgagttcaaggccagcatggtataaaagagctagttccaggaaaggaagaacggaaagaaagaaaggaagaaagaaagaaagaaagaaagaaagaaagaaagaaagaaagaaaaaaagaaggaaagaaggaaggaaggaaggaaggaaggaaggaaggaaggaagaaggaaggaaggaaggaaggaaagaagaaggaaggaagaaagaaaagagaaattatggCCATAGATATTGGCTCTCTGAATACCATACCTGCGTTTTGGTTCTCATTAACCAGACAGCTACAACAAAATAGTAAATACTTAAATGTCAAATCCAGGTAATCTTATTTGCTACCACCAGCCATATATAGATTCTGAAAGATATAACGGTGTATCTTCATGTTAACAAAATATGATGTAATGATGTATGTCTATTCACTTATGTCTTTGTTAACTTTGTCAAATTTAACTACTCTGTGACTCGGAGTCACATAAAAATTACGAAATTGTGATAGTTTATAAAAGCATACTTTTATAAAAGGGTTCTTAAAATGAGATTCCCAGTCTCTGGATGGCCTGTATCTATGACTTAAAGTTTATCTTGATACTAAAAGAGCTTCAATACAAGgttaaaaatttttaagactCAAACAGCACAAAGTTATAAAATTCTAATCTTATGATGGTTACTTGCTGTAAGCTCTTGAAGATTATTAAGCCATATGTGTTAATGGCCAGTCTCcttaaaaattatcaaattctCTAAAGTATGCAGAACTAGGTTTGTTGTCAAGCTAATGGAAATGTGATTCGTTGACAGAGACAAGCTTGAAAGGAGGGACCATTTCTGTCTCCCAttatgtagacttctgtgtagGTTGTCAAAGTAAATATCCTGAAACAAGTATTTCAAGACAAGATTAAAGTAACTTAAACtttctttcatataaaataatactcAAAATCAGGTATACTAAAAGCAAAGCCAAACCTAgctattgaaaaaaaatgaatgtttgagTAAAATAGACTACCTTTATAAGATACTTGCATGGCAGGATGTCCCTAGACCCTACTTCTTCCACTGGATGGAGCACGATCCCACCAGAGTCAATTGCATGTAAGCCTCATCACAGGATACGGGGGCACTGGAAAAATAAGATCTACCAGAAGCCTGTTGCTGCTGTCTCTTTCTATATAAACATGACCAGTTCTGTCTGTGTAGGCTTGACCAGCTCTTGCCCTGTGGAGAATCTTGCCCCCACAGAGTCTACAAGTCTACACCCATATCCTAAATGCCTCAAACAACAGAGACAAATACCAACTACTCTGATCTTACTGTCTCCCATACTGAAATGCCAGGATGCTGCAAACAGAAGAACCTGGTACCTAGCCCACCACCTGACAGGTGCGAGACCAGCGTGCCCTCTACTCTAGGTTTCAGTTCTTCCTGTTAACAAAAAGTAATTCCAGGGTCGACTCCCTTACCACCCATGTTCCGTGATTAGGGGGTAATGATTCAGACTATCCAAGTGATCTCCTTGGAAATCCAATGAAAAATGACTCAGTAGGATTCTACTTCTCTTTTAAATTGCCAATTAGGTACTGAATTTaatggacttgtttttaaaaaggcctCCAGGTGTTTGTTCCTTATCTGTGGGTCTGATGCAACAAACAGCTGACTACAGTTATTTTATCCTGCTATAGGACTCTGCTACGTTGTCTAACCAGTTGTACTTTACCTTACTAAACAAAACCTATGTTGCCTTTGACTCTTCATGATATCCCACAAGGTTGTACAGTTACTGCCACCCCGCTTGTGTTCTTTACCATCTGTTGAGTTTTATTGTGGCCCTTGGATAAACCATCCTCTGAGGCACTCTCACTGCTGTCCTTTCTACATTGTCCCTTTTGTCAGCTCAGAAAGAATTCTGCATTCTAAACTTCTAAGAACATTTCAGGTGATCTCTGAGGGGAGGTATCCAACTTATCCACTTGTCGCCATGCTGGACATTGCTTTTGGGACCAAAGCAGAACCAAAGCAGCTGGCCAGTAGCCTCAAAAAAAATCCGTTCACTTCTCTGCTTCATCAGCTCTCAAAAACCCTAGAGAAATTTCAGATCAGTTTACCATCCTTCAGAACCAACTTGTTTCTTTGGCTGCTGCAACACCTACCCCAAGGCTAGACCTGATTGCTGCTAAAGAGAGGATCTGTGTCCTCCTCTTCCAAAGATGCTTCTTTTGCACCAACAAGACCTAACTGGTTTGAGATGAGTTCCAAAGACACAGGGACCAGCAAAAATCTAATCCTCCTTCCAGTTCGGGCTTTTAGTTTCCTCCCACTGGGGATCCTCTGCTGGTCACTCCTTTCCTCCTTATTATCCACAAACTCACATTTTAACCCTGCCTTTTAATTACTGAATTTCCCCTTGCCCCCATACAGAGATTCCACGTAAGTTCTCCCCGTGGCTCTCACCCCGCAACAGCCACCTGTGCAACAGCAATAGGAACCTCACACGTACAACTTACCAATCAGGTTAAGGGAGACCTGGTCTTGGTACAGCAAAAAATAGTCACTCTACTATCAAATCAAGTAGAATCCCTGGCTGCAGTGTTCTGCCAGTCACAGAGGACTGGACTTAATGACTACCAAAAAGGAAGGCATCTGTGCCTTTCATGGGGAGAATGCTGTTTGTATGCAACCCAACCTGGGTGAGTACCAGAAACACTAAATGGctattaaaaagatttaaaactgtaaagattcctctgttgacagttctatgtttaggtctgtacttcatttcttattggattatttgttcctatgatagccaatttcttgagttctttgtatatgttggagatcagacctctgtctgatgtggggttagtgaagatttttttcccccaaatctgtaggctgtcatcatgtcctttgctttacagaagctttgtagtttcaggaagtcccgtttattaattgtttctctcagcgtctgtgctactggagttatattgaGGGACTGGTATCCTGTGCgttcactttcttttctaagaggttcagtgtggctggatttatgttgaggtctttgatccatttggacttgagttttgtgcatggtgatagatatggatctcttttcattcttcttcgtgttgacatccagttatgccagcaccatttgttaaatatgctttcttttttccatctgatatattttgcttcttggtCTAAAATCAGGTGTtgaaggtgtatggattaatatctgggtctttgattcccTTCCATtgattggtcctcctgtctatttttatgccattaccaggctgtttttaggactttagctctgtagtagagtttgaagtcagggatagtagtaatgcctccagaagttcttttattgcacaggattgttttgcctGAAGTTCCATAATTTTTtgtagtttctattgctgttatgaTTCAGTTGTGGTGGCATCTTCTTCAGTTAATTGATGTTCCAGATAACAGGTTCTATAACTAATCTACTTCTGTGGGTTGAATGCTGTCTGTAGCAAATATCACTATCAATAACTCAAATAATAGATTAGAAGATTACTATGAATAAGACACTTGTTAAGTAATAAtactataaatgaataaaagttttaatgacactatatataataatacattaGTTTgattggaaaggaaaataacttaAATAAGTATTACAGTGAGACTGGTGGTATCAAGTTGTTACTTGGGAAGTTGTAAAGAGTCACGCTCATAACCGCACAAATACCTAAGACAAAGGCAAAAAAATgggactgatttttttgagttcatATTTACAGTAGActtaaaacaacaggaaaaatatATGGCCAAGTATCATAAACTAGGACTACCTTGAAACTTTGGGGTATGTAACAGTATGAAGAATGggtgtaaagaaagaaaacagaagttggaaaaagaaaacaatggaaaagtaaaaaaaaaaagaaaagagagtatAAGCAGGAAAAACAGTAAAACCATATATAATTGGAATAGGGGATGGAATACAATCTTGTACTATATAGGTAAGAAATGACTATTGTATCAACAGGGAGTTCTGGGTGAAGATATAAAATAAGGGACTTTCTGGCAAATAAATAGCTACAATTCTGGGCATTGTTTCACaaactttaaaagccagaatTAGGATTTGGAGACTGAATCTACATAAATTCAGGGCTACTATGATTGATACAGGGAGTTTCAAGTTACCTAGGCTTCTTGGTGAGACCATattggaagaaaaacaaataaacaaaatagtcaACCATAACAGAAAGGGAGTAACtgaatgggaaagaagaaagaatatccaacaggaaatgtaagaaaatgagattaagccagacagtggtggcacagcctttaatcccagcactaagaaggcagaggaaggtgaatctctgtgagtttgggcaaacctggtctagagtgagttccaggacaagctccaaagctacagataaatccAGTCTTGATAAATACGCCCCcagcaaaaaagaagaagaaggaggaggacgaggtggtggaggagaaggacaaggagaaggaggagaagaaaaagaagaagaagaagaagaagaagaagaagaagaagaagaagaagaagaagaagaagaagaagaagaggaagaggaagaggaagaggaagaggaagaggaagaggaagaggaagaggaagaggaagaggaagaggaagaggaagaggaagaggaagaagaagaagagggacaAAGGAGCCaccgccctccccttttccctaagCTTCGGGTCcggtcccagtgcccaagcaggctgaaCTGGGAGGTGCTCTGcctccaaagaagggagggagggagggatacgggggggggggagggatctggatgtaagctggatgggataggaagagagccAAGAAACTCTTGCTACGAGAGCAGATGCATCTCAAATTGAGGAaagtctaagttattaaaacatttaaatgacatattctgtaagTTTTTGAAGTGCTTGAAGATCACATATCTATATGAAATAATAACTTTGAAAACCTAACTAGTGTGACTATAAGTGTGACAGATATAGGTGACCATTAGCATGTATTTTATTATCTTGAATAGCTTTTAAGGACTAAAGctttatattaataattaaataggCTGAATAGGTATGAGCAGTATAGGTAATACCTCAAGCAAAAATAGAAATCGATGTACAGTATAAGGACAAtatcttaaatttgcatcaatatacaaattcTTTAAACATGAATAGAAACATTTACAGTATAAaagttaaatttgttttattataccAAACTCCATGCCAATGCAAAACATCTGAGACTAATAGTTgcctttttatcctatattctaTATTCCCTAAATATAGCAAACATCCATAACCTACCAAATAATCAAAGACCATTCATACACACCAACATTGGGAAGGTGGATATCATGttctccaaactgttttctgtgtctgtgggtgAAGTATCATTAAGGTACCTgctaaaattttgaaataatgaccAAGTCCTGGGAGGAACAGTTATAACCTTTGTTGATCAATATTACCTGTCAAGAACCAGATCCAAATCAACCTAGAATGAATTCACagtctttttgtttcttgtggaaacaaaagcaaaatcatttCTCCAAAGCAATGCATCTTTTAAGTTCCattctacaaatatattttttgacttctgttaagttaaggcatttttaaaatacttaggtTGGTATATTTTATCAGTCTCTCTTTCAATCCCATGtctcccagcagctgtctcttAAACATCAaccatcaaaaaattcaaaatcaccACAATAcaaggatccagactccctgtgtatttcctaccttttatattatttttactatctctttaaatactttattttatttttaaatgatttatatacttctataactacctatactcattttctttgtttcttaagcCAGCACATATTGTAAAATATGCTGAAACCTGTTTAGAGTCTTGCCATCTGAACCTCTTTTACTGAGTATCTTTTAGCTTTTATTTGTCTGTATGAGCAAAAGCTAAATCTGTCATGCAGCACATGGAAGATTAGCCTTTCTGTATCAAGAACTGTGCAAGACTGTGAAAATCTGCCACACTGCTTAGATCATGATAACTGACTGCAAGTTTCATCTTGTAGGCAACTGTTAGGAGACATACCTCTGCACTGCTGCTGGCATCAGATTGTGAGACTAGGAAGCACAGTatggctctgtttctgtactttCAGAAcccttttaaagctttctcaagTCTTATGTGAATCCACATCAGATGATGAATTCTATTTGTAACTGGAGGCTTTTCATCCCACCCTGTCGTGCAGCCACTTTTAAAATAGCCTCTCTGAGGCTTAATGTTAATTACAAAGTGCTTGGCTTATTatttcaggcttattattagctagctcttgaaattaaattaaatcatttttattagtttctaTTTTACAATAAGTTTTGCAGCTTGTTATCTCACATTttgcttcagtggcaactgctaATGTCTCCCcggactctgctttctttctccctgtatttagTTTGGCTTtcttgcctagctatattctgccctgccataagctagcataaagtagctttattcatcaaccaataagagcaaccCATATTCTCAGCAtatagaagggcatcccacatcagggtTTCTTTGTTCAGTCCCAGAGCCCACATTATAAACTAGGCTTCCcactcactcacagagattcacctacctctgcacctgagtgctgggatcaaagacatgtGCACGACTGCCTGGAgtgcttaaaaatacttttatcttCCATTCCTCACATAAAACTGAATTTCATTCCTCACATAAAACTGTTTTTACTGTACTCTTTTACTAAAATATATAGTAGAGGGTTCTTTTCTTACAAAATTCAAGATACCAATATTTAGTGAAGTTATAAAGAAATGAGTAAAGTgggaataaaaatgtttatgaatGACTCTATAACTTGTTAGGAACTCACCAGTAAAATGAAAAGTctgtaggaaagaaagaaaagtctaaaAGAACTGGGTTTTTGGCATGGGGGTGGAGAGACCCCCACTATATTCCCATCTGAGGCAGGTGGGAATGCTGGTCCTGTGGGCATAAGAGCAAAACAGCTGTCCCTGACCCttaccagctgcaacacttgggGGAGTAGGCCCTGTACTTTGCTTGAGCATCACAATGGAGCCAAACCTGTTGACTGAAGTGTGGGTGAGCCAGACCTGAAGTGGGAAACATTGACTGAGAGTTTACAATCTTCTCTTACATTATTACTTGCagctttttatgttttaaaataactcaCAGTTC
Proteins encoded in this region:
- the LOC142842185 gene encoding sex-determining region Y protein-like, which codes for MFSILNHDYCSPRLQPQDIIGSGEKISFGTDGSHKEGIEGHVKRPMNAFMLWSRGQRRKLALENPSMQNTEISKQLGYQWKRLTEAEKRPFFQEAQRLKTLHRKKYPNYKYRPHRRAKVPQRLGTLLPADASSRKLYNLMPGNKYQCTFIYREDWTRAAQLSSKSQLSYLQPGDIPFQHRTCAAAAGGSAAVAAAAAAATAAATVATATYYQLTSPVNKTA